In the genome of Abyssisolibacter fermentans, the window AGAAACAATTAATTATAGAACATTAAAACCAGAAAAAGAAGGATTATTTTGCGAGAAAATTTTTGGTCCTACAAAAGACTGGGAATGTCATTGTGGTAAGTATAAGAGAATCCGATATAAAGGAGTAGTTTGCGATAGATGTGGTGTTGAAGTTACTAAAGCAAAAGTAAGAAGAGAAAGAATGGGTCATATAGAACTAGCCGCTCCTGTATCACATATATGGTATTTTAAAGGAATACCAAGCAGGATGGGTTTACTTCTTGATATGTCTCCGAGGTCACTAGAAAAGATACTTTATTTTGCTTCTTATGTTGTAATAGATCAAGGTGAAACATCATTATCAAAAAAACAACTTCTTAGTGAAAAAGAATATAGAGAGGCATTGGATAAATACGGTAAAAAATTCAAGGCTGGTATGGGCGCTGAATCAGTAAAAGAGTTGCTAGGTGATATAGATTTAGAAAAAGAATCTAAGGAGTTAAAAATACAACTTAAAGAGAGTTCAGGTCAAAAACGGATTAGAATTATTAGAAGGCTAGAAGTAGTAGAAGCATTTAGAAGATCAGGTAATAACCCACAGTGGATGATACTTGATGTAGTACCTGTAATACCACCAGATTTACGTCCTATGGTTCAATTAGATGGAGGTAGATTTGCTACATCAGATTTAAATGATTTGTATAGAAGAGTTATAAATAGAAATAATAGACTTAAAAGGCTATTAGATCTTGGAGCACCAGATATCATTGTAAGGAACGAGAAGAGAATGCTTCAAGAAGCTGTTGATGCATTAATAGATAATGGTAGAAGAGGAAGACCAGTAACAGGTCCAGGGAATAGACCTCTAAAATCTTTATCTGATATGTTAAAAGGAAAACAAGGAAGATTTAGACAAAACTTACTTGGTAAAAGGGTTGATTACTCTGGACGTTCAGTTATCGTAGTTGGACCAGAACTTAAGTTTTATCAGTGTGGACTTCCAAAGAAAATGGCATTAGAATTATTTAAGCCATTTGTAATGAGAAAATTAGTAGAAGAAGGGCATGCTCATAATATAAAAAGTGCTAAGAGAATGACAGAAAAGGTAAAAACCGTAGTTTGGGATGTTTTAGAGTCTGTTATTAAAGAGCATACAGTATTGTTAAACCGTGCTCCTACTTTGCATAGATTAGGAATTCAAGCATTTGAACCAATATTGGTTGAAGGAAAAGCGATAAAACTTCATCCTCTTGTATGTACAGCATACAATGCAGATTTTGATGGTGACCAAATGGCAGTACATGTTCCGTTATCTGTGGAAGCACAAGCTGAATCAAGGTTTTTGATGCTTTCTATAAATAACATATTAGCTCCGCAGGCAGGAAAGCCGATAACGACTCCTACTCAAGATATGGTACTCGGAAGTTATTACTTGACAATAGAAGTTCCGGGTGAACCAGGTGAAGGTATGATATTCAAAGACTTTGACGAAATGCTATTAGCTTATGATACTAAGAAAGTTGGACTTCATGCTAAAGTTAAAGTTAGAGTTCGCTTAGATGAAAATGATAAAGGCGAGCTTGTTGAAAGTACAGTAGGTAGATTTATATTCAATGAAAATATACCACAAGATTTAGGTTATGTTGATAGAACAAAAGATAAATACTCATTAGAGATTGACACATTAGTAGATAAAAAAATGCTTGGTAAAATTATAGATGCATGTTTTAGAAAACATAGTAATACTATTACTGCTGTTACTCTTGATCATATAAAAGAAATGGGATTTCATTTTTCAACAATAGGAGCTGTAACAGTTAGTATTGGCGATATAATTATACCAGATGATAAAGAGGTATTAGTTTCAAAGGCAGAAGAAAGCGTTGATAAATACGAAAAAGCTTTTAGGAGAGGTTTGATTTCTAACGAGGAAAGATATGAAAGAGTAATAGATATATGGACTAAAACAACTGAACAAGTTACAGAAGCTTTAATGAATAATCTAGACAGATTAAATAATATATTTATTATGGCTCATTCTGGAGCTAGAGGTAGTAGAAACCAGATAAGACAGCTAGCAGGTATGAGGGGACTTATGGCCAATGCAACTGGTAAGACAGTTGAAATTCCTGTTAAATCTAATTTTAGAGAAGGTTTATCAGTGCTTGAGTTCTTCATATCAACACACGGTGCTAGAAAAGGGCTTGCAGATACTGCATTAAGAACAGCTGACTCAGGATATCTTACAAGAAGATTAGTAGATGTCAGCCAAGATGTGATTGTTAGAGAACATGATTGTGGAACAACACAAGGTATAGTAGTTAAGGCATTTAGAGATGGTAAAGAAGTTATAGAAGAATTATATGAAAGAATAGCTGGCAGAGTATCTGTTGAAGATATTATTCATCCTGAAACTGGAGAAATAATAGTCAAAGAAGGTGAATATATATCAGAAATCAAGGCAAAAGCCATAGAAGAATCTGGAATTGAAGAAGTTAAAATAAGATCAGTATTAACATGTAATGCTAAGCATGGTGTTTGTGCAAAATGTTATGGTAAGAATCTTGCGACAGGTGGCGATGTAAATATAGGTGAAGCGGTTGGTATAATTGCTGCTCAATCTATAGGTGAACCAGGTACACAGCTTACAATGCGTACTTTCCATACAGGTGGAGTTGCAGGGGGAGATATTACTCAGGGTCTTCCAAGGGTTGAAGAGCTTTTTGAAGCTAGGAAACCAAAAGGATTAGCTGTCATAACTGAAATAGCAGGTGTTATAGATATTAAAACAGATAGAAAGAAAAAAGAAGTTATTGTGACAACAACAGACGGAGAGTCTAAATCATATACTATTCCATATGGAGCTAGATTAAAGGTTAGAGATGGAGATGTAGTGGAAGCTGGAGACGAGATAACTGAAGGTTCAGTAAACCCACATGACATATTGAAAATAAAAGGAGTTTCAGGAGTACATCAGTATATTGTAAAAGAAGTGCAGAGAGTTTACAAGATGCAGGGTGTTGACATTAATGATAAACATATAGAAGTTATAGTTAAACAAATGCTTAATAAAGTAAAAATAGAAGATTCAGGAGAAACAGATTTATTACCAGGTAGTTTGGTAAATATATTTGAATTTGAAGATGAAAATAGAAAAATTGAAGAAGTAGGTGGAAGTCCTGCGGTTGGTAGAAGAGTTTTATTAGGTATAACAAAATCTTCTTTAGCTACAGATTCGTTCCTTTCTGCTGCATCGTTCCAAGAAACTACAAGAGTATTAACAGAAGCAGCGATAAAAGGAAAAGAGGATAAATTAATTGGATTAAAAGAAAATGTAATAATAGGAAAACTCATACCAGCTGGAACAGGAATGAATAGATACAAAAATGTTGCAATAAATGCAGTTGATAATGAAGCTTAAATAATATATTGACAGTTAGAACAAGTGATGTTAAAATATATAAGTGTGTAAATCAAGGTAGTGTACTTCTTTGATATTCGGGAAGATTATATAGCGATATCGCTGTATAATCTTCTAGGTATGCATAAGGGAGGATACTAACATGTTATCTTTGTTAAGAGAAAAGAAAAAAGTTGTTGGTACAAAACAGGCTGAAAGAGCAGTAGTAAATGATCAAGTTAAAATAATATATATAGCAAAAGATGCAGATCAATATATAATAAACAAACTAGTAAAATTATGCAAAACAAAAGATATAGATATAGCATATGTAGATACTATGAAAGAACTTGGGAAAGCCTGTGGAATCGATGTTAGTGCAGCATCTGTTGCATTATTAAAATAAATTTAAGCTAAAAGGAGGTGCCTAGATGCCAACTATCAACCAACTAGTAAGAAAGAGTAGAAAGAGCCTTAAAGGAAAATCAACTTCTCGTCACTTAAATGAAGGATATAACTCACTAAGAAAGAAAATGGTTAAGTCATATTCTCCACAAAAGAGAGGTGTATGTACTTCAGTTAAGACAGTTACTCCTAAAAAGCCTAACTCAGCTTTAAGAAAAATTGCAAGGGTTAGACTTACTAATGGACATGAAGTTACAGCTTACATTCCAGGTATAGGTCATAACTTACAAGAACATAGTGTTGTTCTTATAAGAGGTGGAAGAGTTAAAGATTTACCAGGAGTTAGATATCACATTGTTAGAGGTACTCTTGATACATCTGGAGTTGAGAAAAGAATGCAAGCTAGGTCAAAATATGGTACAAAGAGACCTAAGAAAAAGTAATATCAAATAGTGCAAAGATGTAACACTTCTTAACTCCTTAAGAATTAAGGAGTTAGTATGTGTTTTAATATACATTAAGTGCACTTCGATGGTATTTTAAATTGGGTTGATTTTTATGTACTATCGAGTACCTATGAATTAATCATGTTTATTAAGGAGGGAAGAACAGTGCCAAGAAAAGGACATATTCCAAAAAGAGTAGTTATGGACGATCCAATTTACAAGGATAAGGTTATAACTAAGTTAATTAATTCTATCATGTTAGATGGTAAAAAAGGAGTAGCACAGAAAATAGTTTATGGTGCATTTGACATCATAAAAGAAAAAACTGGAGAAGATCCATGTGAAGTTTTTGGTAAAGCAATGGAAAACATAATGCCAGTTTTAGAAGTTAAAGCAAGACGTGTTGGAGGTGCTACTTATCAAGTACCAATTGAAGTTAGAGCTGAAAGAAGACAGACTCTTGGATTGAGATGGTTAACAACTTACTCAAG includes:
- the rpoC gene encoding DNA-directed RNA polymerase subunit beta', translating into MFELNNFDSIKIGLASPEKIRQWSRGEVKKPETINYRTLKPEKEGLFCEKIFGPTKDWECHCGKYKRIRYKGVVCDRCGVEVTKAKVRRERMGHIELAAPVSHIWYFKGIPSRMGLLLDMSPRSLEKILYFASYVVIDQGETSLSKKQLLSEKEYREALDKYGKKFKAGMGAESVKELLGDIDLEKESKELKIQLKESSGQKRIRIIRRLEVVEAFRRSGNNPQWMILDVVPVIPPDLRPMVQLDGGRFATSDLNDLYRRVINRNNRLKRLLDLGAPDIIVRNEKRMLQEAVDALIDNGRRGRPVTGPGNRPLKSLSDMLKGKQGRFRQNLLGKRVDYSGRSVIVVGPELKFYQCGLPKKMALELFKPFVMRKLVEEGHAHNIKSAKRMTEKVKTVVWDVLESVIKEHTVLLNRAPTLHRLGIQAFEPILVEGKAIKLHPLVCTAYNADFDGDQMAVHVPLSVEAQAESRFLMLSINNILAPQAGKPITTPTQDMVLGSYYLTIEVPGEPGEGMIFKDFDEMLLAYDTKKVGLHAKVKVRVRLDENDKGELVESTVGRFIFNENIPQDLGYVDRTKDKYSLEIDTLVDKKMLGKIIDACFRKHSNTITAVTLDHIKEMGFHFSTIGAVTVSIGDIIIPDDKEVLVSKAEESVDKYEKAFRRGLISNEERYERVIDIWTKTTEQVTEALMNNLDRLNNIFIMAHSGARGSRNQIRQLAGMRGLMANATGKTVEIPVKSNFREGLSVLEFFISTHGARKGLADTALRTADSGYLTRRLVDVSQDVIVREHDCGTTQGIVVKAFRDGKEVIEELYERIAGRVSVEDIIHPETGEIIVKEGEYISEIKAKAIEESGIEEVKIRSVLTCNAKHGVCAKCYGKNLATGGDVNIGEAVGIIAAQSIGEPGTQLTMRTFHTGGVAGGDITQGLPRVEELFEARKPKGLAVITEIAGVIDIKTDRKKKEVIVTTTDGESKSYTIPYGARLKVRDGDVVEAGDEITEGSVNPHDILKIKGVSGVHQYIVKEVQRVYKMQGVDINDKHIEVIVKQMLNKVKIEDSGETDLLPGSLVNIFEFEDENRKIEEVGGSPAVGRRVLLGITKSSLATDSFLSAASFQETTRVLTEAAIKGKEDKLIGLKENVIIGKLIPAGTGMNRYKNVAINAVDNEA
- the rpsG gene encoding 30S ribosomal protein S7, with translation MPRKGHIPKRVVMDDPIYKDKVITKLINSIMLDGKKGVAQKIVYGAFDIIKEKTGEDPCEVFGKAMENIMPVLEVKARRVGGATYQVPIEVRAERRQTLGLRWLTTYSRKRGEKTMRERLAREIMDAANNVGASVKKREDTHKMAEANKAFAHYRW
- a CDS encoding ribosomal L7Ae/L30e/S12e/Gadd45 family protein, giving the protein MLSLLREKKKVVGTKQAERAVVNDQVKIIYIAKDADQYIINKLVKLCKTKDIDIAYVDTMKELGKACGIDVSAASVALLK
- the rpsL gene encoding 30S ribosomal protein S12, producing the protein MPTINQLVRKSRKSLKGKSTSRHLNEGYNSLRKKMVKSYSPQKRGVCTSVKTVTPKKPNSALRKIARVRLTNGHEVTAYIPGIGHNLQEHSVVLIRGGRVKDLPGVRYHIVRGTLDTSGVEKRMQARSKYGTKRPKKK